The segment TTATCCTTACCGTTGATTACGGTCGTCTGCCTTGGGTTGCTTTGGGGCTTGCTCTTTCCTGGGGAACTTACGGACTTGTTAAGAAACAACTTGGGCTTGGTGCGCTCGAAGGCCTAGCGATTGAAACGATGATCGCCTTTATTCCTTACTGCGGTTATCTCATCTTTATCGGATCTAAGGGCGAAGGACAGTTTGGCAATGGCGCAGGTCTAACCATTCTCTTGATTAGCGCAGGCGCAGTAACTGCGATTCCTTTGCTGTTATTTAACGGTTCTACTACACGACTTCCATATTCAACGATCGGACTCTTGCAATATATAACTCCGACGATTCAATTTTCGATCGGTGTTTGGGTAAACCATGAAGCGATGCCTACTGCTCGTTGGGTGGGATTTATCTTTATCTGGTTAGCGCTAATGACGCTGGCAACGGATCTTTTAAAATCAGGCAGATCTGTCGACAACAGCATCGCATAGCGAGAATAAAGCGCTAGTTGCTGAATTTAGTGGCAGCGGGCCAAGTGCGGTGCGCGCATCTTTAGCAACGTTTCCAAGCTGTTGGCGGGCTTGCTGCAAGCCATCATGGGTGCGAAGAGCGCGAAGAACTTGCTGCACTACAACTTCATCATGAATAGGTGCACTCAATAGCTCTTTAAGTTCGGCATCTTCAGCTTTATTTGAAGCCATAACATTTAAAGTTACAAGAGTAGGAACGCCTTCACGTAGATCCGTTCCTGGAGTTTTTCCAGATTGGCTAGATTCGCTTGCGATGTCGATTACATCATCAGCCAGTTGGAATGCGATACCGATCTGTTCGCCAAATTTAGTTAGCGTTTCAACGGTTTCACGCGGTGCTCCCGAGAGAAGTGCACCAAAGCGCGCACTAGTTGCAATAAGCGAGCCAGTCTTATCCCCCACAACGCGCAGATAATGTGCGAGTGGATCTTCACCATTCTGCGGACCTTGGGTCTCCATAATCTGACCAATAACTAAACGCTCGAAAGTTCGCGCTTGCAGGCGAACTGCTTCCGGGCCTAAGTCAGCAAGTAGATCTGATGCCTTAGAGAAAAGATAATCACCGGTCAAAATTGCGATGGTATTTCCCCAACGATTATTCGCACTTTCTACACCGCGACGAAGTGGCGCTTCATCCATTACATCATCGTGATAAAGCGTTGCCAGATGCGTTAATTCACAGACCACCGCTGCGGGAATTACTTCCTTGCGCGTTGGATCACCAAAGTGAGATGAGATAAGAGTTAATAGCGGGCGCAATCGCTTGCCACCGGCAGCAACTAGGTGGCGAGAGGTTTCTTCAACTAGTGGGTAATCACCTTTGATGTGTTC is part of the Candidatus Planktophila lacus genome and harbors:
- the rarD gene encoding EamA family transporter RarD, which encodes MKKQKLGLIYGVSAYVLWGMFPLYWPLLEPANPLEIVSHRAVWTLIFCVIVLAITHALKSTLATFRRPKVAIKLFLASILISINWLIYIWATNNGHVVEASLGYYINPLIIIAFGVILLKEKMRRLQWVAVSIATVGVIILTVDYGRLPWVALGLALSWGTYGLVKKQLGLGALEGLAIETMIAFIPYCGYLIFIGSKGEGQFGNGAGLTILLISAGAVTAIPLLLFNGSTTRLPYSTIGLLQYITPTIQFSIGVWVNHEAMPTARWVGFIFIWLALMTLATDLLKSGRSVDNSIA
- a CDS encoding polyprenyl synthetase family protein, whose protein sequence is MSSFGIPDLDPALEADLATGMQGVEHLLREHIKGDYPLVEETSRHLVAAGGKRLRPLLTLISSHFGDPTRKEVIPAAVVCELTHLATLYHDDVMDEAPLRRGVESANNRWGNTIAILTGDYLFSKASDLLADLGPEAVRLQARTFERLVIGQIMETQGPQNGEDPLAHYLRVVGDKTGSLIATSARFGALLSGAPRETVETLTKFGEQIGIAFQLADDVIDIASESSQSGKTPGTDLREGVPTLVTLNVMASNKAEDAELKELLSAPIHDEVVVQQVLRALRTHDGLQQARQQLGNVAKDARTALGPLPLNSATSALFSLCDAVVDRSA